From one Deltaproteobacteria bacterium genomic stretch:
- a CDS encoding glucose-6-phosphate isomerase (catalyzes the formation of D-fructose 6-phosphate from D-glucose 6-phosphate) codes for MIEVSTEGLFAPLLESGPDKTIWEPQVAELRIAHRELMARRGKDLGFYDLPLNEELVKSIESEVQRLRSLADDLLVLGIGGSSLGGQALVAALNETGPNGNRVHFLDNVDPDTINRTLDGLKPERTAAAVITKSGGTVETLAQLLIIRGWFKKSLGQGESQNRMVFVTDPEKGLLRELSKTEGIRTFDVPDNVGGRFSALTPVGLLPAAFVGIDIGEILAGARDMLARVTENEIEENPACMMAGAAMLAANKLGKSSLVMMPYSDSLRTLTDWFVQLWAESLGKRLNRHGETVFAGQTPIPAVGATDQHAQLQLFVEGPRDKLVTLIEVVQPRRPLPIPDELLDVPELTFLRGRDLYELLDAERRATRAALLDAGVPVLDIKVDKIDAHHIGGLVLLFEAACACAGIITGINPFDQPGVEAGKKMALGLLGQEGFSEYAERVYLREELAIS; via the coding sequence ATGATTGAAGTATCAACCGAAGGCTTGTTTGCTCCTCTGCTGGAATCAGGTCCAGATAAAACTATCTGGGAGCCCCAAGTAGCTGAGTTACGGATTGCGCATCGGGAGCTTATGGCGCGGCGCGGTAAAGACTTGGGTTTTTACGACCTTCCATTGAACGAGGAGTTGGTTAAGTCGATTGAGTCCGAAGTACAGCGGCTGCGATCTCTGGCTGATGACCTTTTGGTTCTTGGTATCGGCGGCTCAAGCTTAGGCGGCCAAGCTTTGGTAGCCGCCCTGAATGAGACGGGACCCAATGGGAACCGAGTTCATTTTCTCGATAATGTTGATCCGGACACCATCAATAGAACGCTGGATGGACTTAAGCCTGAGCGAACTGCGGCTGCTGTGATCACGAAGAGCGGGGGGACAGTGGAGACTCTTGCTCAGCTGCTGATTATTCGCGGCTGGTTCAAAAAGAGCTTGGGGCAGGGTGAATCGCAAAACAGGATGGTGTTTGTAACCGACCCTGAAAAAGGCCTTCTGCGAGAACTCTCTAAAACCGAAGGTATTCGTACCTTCGACGTACCTGATAATGTTGGCGGACGCTTTAGCGCTCTTACACCCGTTGGACTCTTGCCAGCGGCATTCGTGGGTATTGATATTGGTGAAATCTTGGCTGGAGCACGGGATATGCTCGCCAGGGTTACGGAAAACGAGATCGAAGAAAACCCGGCCTGTATGATGGCTGGTGCGGCGATGCTAGCGGCTAATAAGTTGGGTAAAAGTTCGTTGGTGATGATGCCCTATTCTGATTCACTTCGCACATTAACCGATTGGTTTGTTCAGCTTTGGGCGGAATCTTTGGGTAAGCGGCTTAATCGCCATGGTGAAACTGTTTTTGCCGGACAGACGCCGATTCCTGCGGTGGGAGCAACCGACCAGCATGCTCAGCTTCAACTCTTTGTGGAAGGTCCGCGAGACAAGCTTGTGACGCTTATCGAGGTTGTTCAGCCACGCCGGCCCTTACCCATACCTGATGAGCTGCTTGACGTACCTGAACTTACATTCCTTAGGGGTCGAGACCTGTATGAGTTACTGGACGCCGAGCGCCGAGCGACTCGGGCCGCTCTATTGGATGCAGGGGTTCCGGTACTGGATATTAAGGTAGATAAGATTGACGCCCACCATATCGGTGGGTTGGTGCTGCTTTTTGAGGCAGCCTGCGCATGTGCGGGAATTATCACGGGAATTAACCCTTTTGACCAGCCAGGGGTTGAGGCTGGGAAGAAGATGGCACTGGGTCTGTTGGGCCAAGAAGGCTTCAGTGAATATGCGGAACGGGTGTATCTTCGTGAAGAACTTGCTATAAGTTGA
- a CDS encoding diguanylate cyclase encodes MVEDESDKTIIMTSPVEDENDKTTTLHVALVVLHGGDIGKRYPLEKPEMILGRSPKAEIRVDAEGISRKHAKLFLRGGHVYIEDLGSTNGTFVNDQQITDTQLHDGDYLKVGDTVLKMVSGSSIDSKFQDDMYRLTTIDSLTQAFNKRYFLQRLDDELKRCLRYGREVSLAMFDIDHFKKVNDTYGHQAGDTVLRDLSKNVANLVRVNDVFCRYGGEEFAIILPESSLDDATVACEKIRKAIEEYTFSHNDTQIPITISIGVKTLDPSAGDITPNEMIEAADKLLYEAKQQGRNRVCS; translated from the coding sequence ATGGTAGAAGACGAATCAGACAAGACGATTATCATGACTTCACCTGTTGAGGATGAGAACGATAAGACCACCACTCTTCACGTAGCCCTTGTTGTTTTGCACGGCGGAGATATTGGTAAGCGTTATCCGTTAGAAAAGCCGGAGATGATTCTCGGGCGTTCACCGAAAGCAGAAATACGAGTCGATGCCGAGGGAATCTCGCGCAAGCATGCAAAGTTGTTCCTACGCGGCGGGCACGTCTATATCGAGGACCTTGGCTCGACGAATGGGACCTTTGTAAATGACCAGCAAATAACCGATACCCAGCTCCATGACGGAGACTATCTAAAAGTTGGCGATACTGTCTTGAAGATGGTTTCCGGCTCTAGCATTGACTCCAAGTTTCAAGATGACATGTACCGCCTAACGACGATTGATAGCTTAACCCAAGCTTTCAATAAGCGTTACTTTCTTCAACGCTTAGACGATGAGCTAAAGCGATGCTTACGTTACGGTCGTGAAGTCTCTTTAGCCATGTTTGATATCGACCACTTCAAGAAAGTGAATGACACCTACGGCCACCAGGCCGGTGATACGGTTCTTCGAGACCTCTCGAAAAATGTAGCCAATTTGGTACGGGTAAATGATGTTTTCTGTCGCTATGGCGGCGAGGAGTTTGCCATCATCTTGCCGGAAAGCTCTCTCGACGATGCGACAGTTGCTTGTGAGAAAATTCGAAAAGCAATCGAGGAATATACTTTCAGTCATAATGACACACAGATTCCCATTACGATAAGCATCGGTGTGAAAACTCTTGATCCCAGCGCCGGCGACATTACGCCCAATGAGATGATTGAGGCCGCGGATAAGCTTCTCTATGAAGCAAAGCAGCAAGGTCGCAATCGCGTCTGTAGTTAA
- the mutL gene encoding DNA mismatch repair endonuclease MutL, translating to MLESSLPEDQPVINLLESHVIDQIAAGEVVERPASIVKELVENSVDAGATSIQVDIEGGGLGRITVTDDGVGMGPNDLRRSWQRHATSKLLNPSDLFCIDTFGFRGEALSSIASVSEMTITTRRARDSVGLALKIKGGKLVSETPVGCPQGTSIDIQQLFYNTPARRKFLRSPATEQAHVVDACLRTTMGSRRVGLVLTSGRRRLVDVPADVRGRERIEIALGKRVGALCDFEYASEGVHVTGFRSGLEVDRGDSKGIWIFVNGRYVRDKMLQRAVIEAFRSMVQRGRYPIVVIFVDIDPETVDVNVHPQKLEVRFSEAAPVYRALASALAVSEEKIPLPTRKLEENKIRVEEATHRYLASERPISKTQPQPRKQLAQAPRPQQRSNDEHRSSGMSPAKPTPAPAERQLKPTAHQIEGEWVRPWEDVVGMALDDLFVFYSPTTARQELAFAALRLSQVVTQRRLMLPFPFSANANTLEALENAMPCIEALGASMESIGPGRYLLRAMPEVLGDLDGAVLVEKTLSVLPNLTGSVSLTSELVRAWVSVMPRGSAPLQLYEVRDLLEIDSAKGTGTHGFYRYPVTKVVSHAEVIHKTLPVV from the coding sequence ATGTTAGAGAGCTCGCTCCCAGAAGACCAGCCGGTCATCAACTTGCTTGAATCGCACGTTATTGATCAGATAGCGGCGGGAGAGGTCGTCGAGCGACCGGCCTCCATTGTTAAAGAGTTGGTTGAGAACTCCGTAGATGCAGGGGCAACTTCGATTCAAGTGGATATCGAAGGCGGCGGTCTTGGCCGCATTACCGTAACGGACGATGGTGTCGGAATGGGGCCAAACGACTTGCGTCGTTCCTGGCAACGCCACGCTACCAGTAAACTTCTCAATCCTTCCGATTTATTTTGTATCGATACCTTTGGGTTCAGAGGCGAAGCACTGTCCTCTATCGCGTCGGTAAGCGAGATGACGATTACCACGCGAAGAGCCCGTGACTCTGTTGGGCTGGCACTCAAGATTAAGGGTGGCAAGCTGGTCAGCGAAACACCCGTGGGCTGCCCGCAAGGTACCAGTATCGATATTCAGCAGTTATTTTATAACACACCCGCCAGGCGTAAGTTTCTGCGTTCGCCGGCAACGGAGCAAGCCCATGTTGTTGACGCATGCCTGCGAACGACAATGGGCTCTCGCCGAGTTGGTTTAGTTTTGACTTCGGGGCGCCGCCGCTTGGTTGATGTACCTGCAGATGTTCGTGGAAGAGAGCGCATTGAAATTGCCCTCGGCAAACGCGTGGGTGCTCTATGTGATTTCGAGTACGCCTCAGAGGGGGTTCACGTGACTGGCTTCCGGTCCGGACTGGAAGTTGATAGAGGCGACTCAAAGGGGATTTGGATTTTCGTAAACGGGCGCTATGTTCGAGATAAAATGCTACAGCGTGCGGTCATCGAGGCATTTCGTTCCATGGTTCAGCGGGGCCGTTATCCCATCGTTGTTATCTTTGTAGACATCGACCCTGAAACGGTGGACGTTAACGTCCATCCGCAAAAGCTCGAAGTCAGATTCAGTGAGGCAGCGCCGGTTTATCGAGCACTCGCCTCTGCGTTGGCGGTGAGTGAAGAAAAGATACCGCTCCCAACCCGTAAACTCGAAGAAAATAAAATTCGAGTAGAGGAAGCCACGCACCGTTACTTGGCGTCTGAACGGCCCATAAGTAAAACCCAACCACAACCCCGTAAGCAGCTGGCGCAGGCGCCCAGGCCCCAGCAAAGAAGCAATGACGAGCACAGAAGCTCGGGAATGAGCCCAGCGAAGCCGACACCAGCACCAGCCGAGCGTCAGTTAAAGCCGACCGCTCATCAGATTGAAGGGGAGTGGGTTCGGCCCTGGGAAGATGTGGTGGGGATGGCTCTTGATGACCTCTTTGTTTTTTACTCACCAACGACCGCGCGCCAAGAGCTTGCGTTTGCTGCCTTACGCCTAAGCCAAGTCGTTACCCAGAGGCGACTGATGCTTCCATTCCCGTTCTCAGCAAACGCGAACACCCTAGAGGCATTGGAAAACGCGATGCCCTGTATTGAGGCACTTGGTGCGTCGATGGAGTCGATTGGCCCCGGCCGCTACTTGCTAAGGGCAATGCCTGAAGTGCTGGGCGACTTGGATGGTGCGGTCTTGGTCGAAAAGACGCTCTCTGTATTGCCGAACCTCACGGGTTCAGTATCCTTGACGTCTGAGCTGGTGAGGGCTTGGGTTTCCGTGATGCCGAGAGGTTCAGCACCTTTGCAGCTGTATGAGGTACGGGACTTGCTTGAAATCGATTCAGCCAAGGGCACTGGAACCCATGGGTTTTATAGGTATCCGGTCACGAAGGTTGTTAGCCATGCGGAAGTTATCCATAAGACTTTGCCGGTGGTTTAA
- a CDS encoding GNAT family N-acetyltransferase, translating into MDEGITFRKATDSDLELVVALMNELIDELGSGDGNHDIKSRLPGDIASALASENVCIFLAFEEVTCVGLSRGDILSSDPIFRLRPDNRCGYVDQMYVRPTHRRTGVGAALLEQCETWFKEQGIGHVLLHAAVRAIRFYARAGYQSNREMFKKLV; encoded by the coding sequence ATGGACGAAGGCATAACGTTTCGCAAAGCAACGGATAGTGATTTAGAGCTGGTTGTGGCTTTGATGAACGAACTCATCGACGAACTCGGTTCTGGTGATGGCAATCATGACATAAAGTCTCGGCTCCCCGGTGATATTGCGAGTGCTCTGGCCAGCGAAAACGTCTGTATTTTTCTCGCCTTCGAAGAGGTTACCTGTGTTGGGCTAAGTCGTGGCGATATCCTATCGAGCGACCCCATCTTCAGGCTTAGACCAGACAACCGTTGCGGCTATGTAGACCAGATGTATGTACGTCCAACCCATCGACGCACAGGGGTCGGCGCCGCTTTATTAGAGCAATGCGAGACATGGTTTAAGGAACAAGGCATCGGTCACGTTCTTCTCCATGCAGCAGTTCGCGCCATTCGGTTTTACGCGCGTGCTGGCTATCAGTCGAATCGTGAGATGTTTAAAAAACTCGTTTAA
- a CDS encoding acetyl-CoA C-acetyltransferase: MTEVVIISAKRTPIGRFQGALSGVTAPKLGATAISSAVETASIAPEEIEQVIMGNVLQAGIGQAPARQAAIFGGLPMSAGAITLHKVCGSGLRAVMDASNGIRAGEWEAVVAGGMENMSASPHLLPRSRDGFRMGDAKLVDSMIKDGLWDPYGDKHMGNCAELCAKKYAFTREEQDAFALQSYHRSQAAAEAGSFDNELASVSVPQRKGDPVVVDKDEEPWAAPLDKMTKLRPAFDKEGSITAANASKINDGAAAMVVTSAEKAKSLGLKPMAKILGQASFAHEPDWFTTAPVEAAKKALNKAGLNASDIDRWEINEAFAVVTMASIRDLELDPEKVNVRGGAVSMGHPIGCSGARILVTLLHTLQAEGLRYGCASICIGGGEAAAVVVENLQA, translated from the coding sequence ATGACAGAAGTCGTTATTATATCCGCAAAAAGAACCCCAATTGGCCGCTTTCAAGGCGCTTTATCCGGTGTAACCGCTCCAAAACTGGGCGCTACCGCCATCTCATCAGCCGTCGAAACCGCCTCGATCGCCCCCGAGGAAATTGAGCAAGTGATCATGGGGAATGTACTCCAAGCAGGTATTGGCCAGGCACCGGCCAGGCAAGCCGCAATTTTTGGAGGATTGCCGATGAGCGCTGGCGCGATCACACTCCACAAAGTTTGTGGTTCAGGCCTTCGTGCCGTGATGGATGCAAGTAACGGTATCCGAGCCGGGGAATGGGAAGCGGTTGTAGCAGGAGGCATGGAAAATATGTCGGCATCCCCTCACCTTCTTCCGCGTTCGCGTGACGGTTTTCGTATGGGCGACGCAAAACTCGTCGACTCAATGATAAAAGACGGACTTTGGGACCCCTACGGCGACAAGCACATGGGCAACTGCGCAGAGCTCTGTGCCAAAAAATATGCTTTCACCCGTGAAGAACAAGATGCATTCGCGCTTCAATCCTACCACCGCTCGCAGGCCGCCGCTGAGGCCGGATCGTTCGACAACGAACTGGCATCCGTATCGGTTCCACAGCGCAAGGGCGACCCAGTCGTCGTGGACAAAGACGAAGAGCCTTGGGCAGCGCCGCTCGATAAGATGACAAAACTTCGTCCAGCATTCGACAAGGAAGGCTCGATAACGGCAGCCAACGCTTCTAAAATCAACGACGGAGCGGCCGCGATGGTCGTAACATCTGCAGAAAAAGCCAAAAGCCTTGGGTTGAAGCCAATGGCCAAGATTCTCGGTCAAGCTTCTTTCGCACATGAGCCTGATTGGTTCACAACCGCACCTGTTGAAGCCGCTAAGAAGGCTCTCAATAAAGCTGGTCTCAACGCATCCGACATTGACCGTTGGGAAATCAACGAGGCGTTTGCAGTGGTAACAATGGCTTCTATCCGTGATTTAGAACTCGATCCTGAAAAGGTTAACGTCCGTGGCGGCGCAGTTTCAATGGGTCACCCCATCGGATGTTCCGGTGCTCGTATCCTTGTCACTTTGCTCCATACTTTGCAGGCCGAAGGGTTACGCTACGGCTGCGCCTCGATTTGTATCGGCGGCGGCGAAGCAGCAGCGGTTGTGGTAGAGAATCTACAAGCCTAA
- a CDS encoding tetratricopeptide repeat protein: MSDPALREFNELKREVVEARNQSIKTDNQIKNLSLDMKGFETRFDNLEKRARFATIGAYAIVALTISVAAYFISSISIEGIRENAFQAAQDAERLKQELAARSAELDTRLKRVADDSKVRSQAQSMALELLGHLKANRKSEAARLLPELDMALLSPLERQAVGPTLTDFQTAAGEEAYRNGRNFLSASRKTDAIKAFRESLRISPEGRYANSGRYLLGITLRESRKYSDAIEVFEAIRKKETDRNVIDEVLYWHGYSLLQVGDADGGRKILESVVASGSRHASAAKTQLAGLAPTAAPTIAP, from the coding sequence GTGTCTGATCCTGCACTCAGAGAATTTAACGAACTCAAGCGTGAAGTAGTAGAAGCGCGTAATCAGTCTATAAAGACCGATAATCAAATCAAGAATCTATCACTCGACATGAAGGGTTTTGAAACCCGGTTCGATAACCTTGAGAAGCGTGCACGTTTCGCCACGATCGGCGCTTATGCCATCGTCGCATTAACTATTTCAGTCGCCGCTTATTTCATCTCCTCAATCTCAATCGAGGGCATCCGAGAAAATGCTTTTCAGGCCGCACAAGATGCTGAGCGCTTAAAGCAAGAGCTTGCGGCTCGGTCCGCTGAGCTCGACACGCGGCTAAAGCGTGTTGCGGACGACTCGAAAGTTCGGTCACAGGCTCAAAGCATGGCTTTGGAGCTTCTTGGGCACCTGAAGGCCAACCGCAAAAGCGAAGCCGCACGTCTTTTACCGGAACTCGACATGGCACTCTTGTCACCACTTGAGCGGCAAGCGGTCGGGCCGACTCTAACCGATTTTCAAACAGCGGCGGGCGAAGAAGCCTACCGTAACGGACGTAATTTCCTCTCAGCGAGCCGTAAGACGGACGCCATCAAGGCGTTTCGCGAGTCTTTACGAATCTCTCCCGAAGGCCGCTATGCGAACTCAGGGCGTTACTTGTTGGGGATCACCTTACGCGAAAGCCGAAAGTACTCCGACGCTATCGAGGTCTTTGAAGCGATTCGCAAGAAAGAGACAGACCGCAATGTGATTGATGAAGTGCTCTATTGGCACGGTTACTCTCTATTGCAGGTCGGTGATGCGGACGGCGGACGTAAGATTCTAGAATCTGTCGTTGCATCAGGAAGCCGTCATGCAAGTGCGGCAAAGACTCAGTTGGCTGGGCTAGCTCCCACGGCGGCTCCAACCATCGCACCTTAA
- a CDS encoding 3'(2'),5'-bisphosphate nucleotidase CysQ, translating to MTTFGNLSLAPELETAIELARAAGAIIMNHYAQGTEVEIKGDDSPVTVADKDANELIVKGLREAFPDDAILAEESTDDLARQGYRRLWCVDPLDGTREFIDKNGMFVVMIGLAIDGEAKAGVVYQPTEDLLMWGADGMSGVIHNGEDIQHGVTGCSTPQDASMVVSRSHRSSTVTAVAERLGVKNEKPLGSVGLKVAYIVMGKAEMYLSTSDRMMEWDTCAPEAILRASGGTVTDIRGEPLRYNKTKPNTHFGVLATNGLLHRPAVLALVPVCQERQWNITG from the coding sequence ATGACCACATTCGGCAACCTATCCTTGGCCCCGGAGCTTGAAACCGCAATTGAACTTGCACGGGCGGCGGGCGCTATCATTATGAACCATTACGCCCAGGGCACGGAAGTTGAGATAAAGGGCGATGACAGCCCGGTAACCGTAGCCGACAAAGACGCCAACGAACTAATTGTTAAAGGGCTGCGGGAAGCTTTTCCTGATGACGCTATCCTTGCCGAAGAATCCACGGATGACCTGGCTCGGCAAGGCTATCGCCGGCTTTGGTGTGTCGACCCATTGGATGGAACACGTGAATTTATTGATAAAAATGGAATGTTCGTCGTTATGATTGGTTTAGCGATTGATGGAGAAGCCAAGGCTGGCGTTGTATATCAGCCCACCGAAGACCTCTTGATGTGGGGTGCTGACGGTATGTCAGGTGTGATCCACAACGGTGAGGACATTCAACACGGCGTCACTGGGTGCTCCACGCCTCAAGATGCATCGATGGTTGTTTCGCGTTCTCACCGCTCTTCCACGGTAACAGCGGTTGCAGAGCGGCTCGGGGTTAAGAATGAGAAACCCCTTGGGAGTGTTGGCCTGAAAGTAGCCTACATCGTCATGGGCAAAGCCGAAATGTATCTCTCAACGTCCGACAGAATGATGGAATGGGATACCTGTGCCCCCGAAGCTATCTTGAGAGCAAGCGGCGGAACCGTCACAGATATCCGTGGGGAACCACTGCGGTATAATAAAACGAAGCCAAACACGCACTTTGGGGTTCTGGCCACCAATGGACTTCTACACCGTCCCGCGGTTCTTGCGCTTGTTCCTGTGTGCCAAGAGCGTCAGTGGAACATCACTGGCTGA
- a CDS encoding Mrp/NBP35 family ATP-binding protein, with protein MAGNIKNLILIASGKGGVGKSTVATNVALSLSHLGFRTGLLDADIYGPSIPTMLGSSPRPSSPDGKTIVPVEKYGLKLMSMGYMVDPDVAMVWRGPMLAGAVTQFVNDVDWGDLDYLIFDLPPGTGDIQLSLAQKVKVTGSLLVTTPQDVALADVYRAKSMFDRVRIPVMGIVENMSYFVADDGKRYDIFGSGGGERAAEELNIPLMGQIPIEPKVRACGDSGEPIVQAAPDAESANAFRDIAKRLVEAVDASNAAAAEGAPKGRGLLKIVTN; from the coding sequence ATGGCAGGCAATATAAAAAATCTGATCCTCATCGCGAGTGGTAAAGGCGGGGTAGGCAAATCTACAGTCGCCACAAACGTGGCTTTGTCGCTATCCCACTTAGGATTCCGTACAGGGCTCCTCGATGCCGACATTTACGGTCCCTCGATTCCAACCATGCTGGGCTCTTCACCACGGCCGTCTTCCCCCGATGGGAAAACGATTGTCCCGGTCGAGAAATACGGACTGAAGCTGATGTCGATGGGCTACATGGTTGATCCCGATGTGGCTATGGTTTGGCGTGGCCCAATGCTCGCTGGTGCTGTCACCCAATTTGTCAACGACGTTGATTGGGGCGATTTAGATTACCTCATTTTCGATTTGCCTCCAGGCACGGGTGATATCCAACTCAGTTTGGCTCAAAAGGTAAAAGTCACGGGTAGCTTGCTTGTGACCACACCCCAGGATGTGGCGTTGGCTGATGTTTACCGAGCCAAGTCGATGTTTGACCGGGTACGTATCCCGGTGATGGGTATCGTGGAGAATATGAGCTATTTTGTGGCCGATGATGGTAAACGGTATGATATTTTTGGTAGCGGCGGTGGCGAGCGTGCAGCCGAGGAACTCAACATTCCATTGATGGGACAAATTCCAATCGAACCTAAAGTCCGTGCTTGCGGTGACAGCGGTGAGCCGATTGTGCAAGCTGCACCCGACGCCGAGAGTGCAAACGCGTTTAGAGACATCGCGAAACGCCTCGTAGAGGCTGTTGATGCAAGCAATGCAGCAGCGGCTGAAGGCGCTCCGAAGGGCCGCGGGCTTCTCAAAATCGTAACCAATTAA